In Portunus trituberculatus isolate SZX2019 chromosome 24, ASM1759143v1, whole genome shotgun sequence, a single genomic region encodes these proteins:
- the LOC123508184 gene encoding protein ZBED8-like produces the protein MSKKRKWNDEYVNFGFTCATEKDGTQRPQCILCITLFSNANLKPSKLDEHFKNKHDGRDAGNDIVTLRDKRARFDQVGTLPTYGFSPTEKPLPRASYEIAYHIAKSKKPHTVGEELIKPCALEMAKIVLGKEAEKKLQVSVSNDVIHNRIIDMSGDILEQVVADIKDSPVKISLQVDESTDVSNCCQLLAVVRYVKEKKVEESFLFCQSLKTIAQAKDVFNNMQGFF, from the coding sequence ATGTCGAAGAAACGAAAGTGGAATGACGAATATGTTAACTTTGGCTTCACCTGTGCTACAGAGAAGGATGGAACACAACGTCCACAGTGTATCCTGTGCATCACACTCTTCTCTAATGCGAATTTGAAACCATCAAAGCTTGACGAACATTTCAAGAACAAACATGATGGTAGGGATGCAGGAAATGATATTGTGACATTAAGGGACAAAAGAGCTAGGTTTGATCAGGTTGGCACATTGCCGACATATGGATTTTCACCAACAGAGAAACCTTTACCGCGTGCTTCATATGAAATTGCATACCATATTGCTAAATCAAAGAAACCCCATACAGTTGGTGAGGAATTGATCAAACCATGTGCCCTTGAAATGGCAAAGATTGTTCTCGGCAAGGAAGCTGAGAAGAAACTCCAAGTGTCTGTGTCAAATGATGTGATCCATAACCGAATCATCGACATGAGTGGTGACATCCTGGAACAAGTTGTAGCTGACATCAAGGATAGTCCAGTCAAGATTAGCCTACAAGTTGATGAATCAACAGATGTATCCAACTGTTGTCAGCTATTGGCAGTAGTTCGCtacgtgaaagaaaaaaaggtggaagaaagtTTTCTCTTCTGTCAGTCCCTGAAGACAATTGCACAGGCTAAAGATGTGTTTAATAATATGCAAGGATTCttctaa
- the LOC123508005 gene encoding tigger transposable element-derived protein 2-like produces MEVRRTLKEGRSSDLDSALIQWFKLLRAGNVPVSGEMIMAQAKIFHAELDLQYDCKYSQGWLQKFKTRHGITLHRICGEKSIADKDAATKFVNEFAQFIAQEKLTPEQVCNADETALYWRRLPGKTLTQETEQECTGSKDRVSVLGCIMQGDGSSPQPLHVVDRKVLDIIGKKDVNVMDFEKVIEITLPNKKEAAECGTVRNAAASTTLPATETAAHPVHADTYSAVVEKNKEDVDDQEHQELDFELKLLDSQLKKKELELKKKEIELKQKEIELKIEKIKFYQLQNKKLEQSMTCIETPTVFNKK; encoded by the exons atggaggttcgtagaacacttaaggaAGGTAGaagcagtgatttagacagtgctctcatacagtggtttaagcttctgcgcgctggtaacgtccctgtgtccggagagatgataatggcgcaggcaaaaattttccatgctgaacttgATTTACAATATGATTGTAAATATTCTCAGGGATGGTTACAAAAATTCAAAACGAGACATGGAATTACTTTACATCGCATATGTGGTGAGAAATCTATTGCAGATAAGGACGCAGCCACTAAGTTTGTGAACGAGTTCGCTCAGTTTATTGCACAAGAGAAACTAACCCCAGAGCAGGTTTGCAATGCTGATGAAACTGCTCTGTACTGGCGTCGTCTCCCAGGAAAAACTTTGACTCAAGAAACAGAACAGGAATGTACTGGCAGTAAGGACAGGGTGTCAGTGCTTGGAtgtataatgcagg GAGATGGTTCATCTCCACAGCCCCTTCATGTAGTGGATAGGAAGGTGCTTGACATCATTGGGAAGAAAGATGTCAATGTTATGGACTTCGAAAAGGTTATAGAAATAACTTTACCCAATAAAAAAGAGGCTGCAGAATGTGG GACCGTCAGAAATGCTGCTGCCTCCACAACACTTCCAGCAACTGAGACAGCTGCCCATCCTGTGCATGCTGACACATACAGTGCGGTGgtggagaaaaacaaagaggatGTGGACGACCAGGAGCATCAAGAATTAGATTTTGAACTGAAGCTTTTAGATAgtcaattaaaaaagaaagagctagaattaaaaaagaaagagatagaattaaaacagaaagaaattgagctgaaaatagaaaaaataaagttctaccaattacaaaataaaaaacttgAACAATCTATGACATGTATTGAAACTCCAACTGTATTTAATAAAAAGTGA
- the LOC123508006 gene encoding uncharacterized protein LOC123508006 translates to MTRPPRSGDCPPPHPWKVQARPLASFPTRTLLTSRQPQPPSFLRATNGTRVFSNPSKVSQALHTSTLGKYILEGETRSLGNGSALIITIGESNIFKVPELQLSTFQLGDWTVTSRRADKGGDTFRYAWVGPLADDVDLEAVRKGFNTFDGGEVVEITWLPPHCLPRTTIGRWLRLKCGGPHGPRSVYCPLNCQAQQTYINLTQEGHTHRHQQAPEILTAPQAAGHPQACPS, encoded by the exons ATGACCCGACCTCCCAGAAGCGGGGACTGTCCCCCTCCCCATCCATGGAAGGTTCAGGCAAGACCCCTCGCATCCTTCCCGACCAGGACCCTCCTCACATCACGTCAACcacagcctccttccttcctgagaGCGACCAATGGCACCCGGGTTTTCTCCAATCCCAGCAAGGTGTCCCAGGCCCTCCACACTTCCACCTTGGGCAAGTACATCTTGGAGGGGGAAACTCGCTCACTGGGTAATGGCTCTgctctcatcatcaccatcgggGAATCCAACATCTTTAAGGTTCCCGAACTCCAGCTATCCACCTTCCAACTAGGAGACTGGACAGTCACCAGCCGCCGGGCAGACAAAGGAGGTGACACCTTCAGGTACGCCTGGGTGGGGCCGCTGGCAGATGATGTTGACCTGGAGGCCGTGAGGAAGGGCTTCAATACCTTTGATGGAGGTGAGGTGGTTGAGATCACCTGGCTCCCTCCCCATTGTCTGCCCCGGACCACCATAGGGAGGTGGCTGCGCCTTAAG TGTGGTGGACCACACGGACCCAGGTCAGTCTACTGCCCCCTCAACTGCCAGGCCCAACAGACTTACATCAATCTGACTCAGGAAGGACACACTCACAGACATCAACAGGCACCTGAGATCCTTACAGCTCCCCAAGCAGCAGGCCACCCACAAGCCTGCCCCTCCTAA